In Indioceanicola profundi, the genomic stretch TAGAGGATGTTGTTGATCACCTGCGGATCGCTGCTGGTCAGCTGCAGCACGATCTGGCGCGGGCTATCGAAGCTCGGCGGCGGATCAGCCATTTCAGTTTCCGCGGCGTTGGCCGCCGGGAACAGTAGGCATCCCGCGAGAATGCAGAAAGCCGTAAGTCGACGTGTAAACATCATGGTTGCTCTTCGCTTGAGGGATGTCGTGGCGGAGTCTGGGTCCGGGCGAAACAAAGTAACGTAGAAGACCATTGTTGTAGGTTTCCACGCTTGCTCCGGTGCGTTCTGTCCAGATATGTTCCGCGCCTTTGCTCAGTCACATGCCCCCGCCAAGTACCGCTCCAGGCGGAGGCATGACATTGCAAACTGAAGCAATCAGACTCTTATGGCTTTATGTATGTGTAGCCCATCTGCTGCAGCCGGGACAGTTCGGCAACCCCGGAAGGAACGATGTTCTCCTCCCAGACTTCAAACAGATCCTTCTCGTAGTCTATCTCTCGGCCGGTGAGCGTGTTGTTGCAGACGGCAAAGCTGACGCTCTGCGTTTTCAGGCTTGTCACGTCGGCCTGGAGCTTGGGGTTGTCGACCGCATCGCGCAGCAGTTCGACTCCATCGCCGTGTAAGACGACCTTCACATCAATGTTGTCCTTACCGACAGCATTGATGTGGTTCTGCACGTTGTTTAGCGCACGACGATAGGCTTGGGAGTTTTCCCCTCCGCTCTCGTTGATATGGTAGACAACCTTCTGCTTGCCATAGTGGTCGTCGGCGGCCCCTATGTTGGACCAGGTCGTTGCGGCCATGCCGATCAGCGTGGCTGCCGTCAATGACATTAGGCGACGCATTTTCCCCTCCCACTGCTTTGCTTCCGGCGGGCCAGCGGTATTCGGACTCCGCTCAGGTCCCCGAAACGCAAAACCAGCAAACACCCGCTGGTCGGCGATTCAAACATCAAAGTAGCGACCTTGACTTCCGCCGCCTCCAATGTGGAAGCCCAGGGAGCTTATGGGCGTGGTGCTTTCGCCTCCACTTCAGGGCTTAACGCACTGCTGCAACCGTGGA encodes the following:
- a CDS encoding DsrE family protein, whose amino-acid sequence is MRRLMSLTAATLIGMAATTWSNIGAADDHYGKQKVVYHINESGGENSQAYRRALNNVQNHINAVGKDNIDVKVVLHGDGVELLRDAVDNPKLQADVTSLKTQSVSFAVCNNTLTGREIDYEKDLFEVWEENIVPSGVAELSRLQQMGYTYIKP